The following nucleotide sequence is from Fibrobacter sp..
ATTTTTGCAGGCAATATGACTGGCTTTTCCATATCCGCACTCAATCATCTTCTCCACAATAGTTGCAGAAGAAACCCCGGCAATTGGCTCCTCTCTGGCTTTGTAGATATCGGTGACAAACACCACATCAGCCTTCATCAGACTTTTAACAAACTGATCCAGCAGATCTCTTGTTCTGCTGTAA
It contains:
- the murC gene encoding UDP-N-acetylmuramate--L-alanine ligase (Catalyzes the formation of UDP-N-acetylmuramoyl-L-alanine from UDP-N-acetylmuramate and L-alanine in peptidoglycan synthesis) — protein: YSRTRDLLDQFVKSLMKADVVFVTDIYKAREEPIAGVSSATIVEKMIECGYGKASHIACKNDVITSLKGLLKEGDAVIMMGAGDIRDCAVKLARELTDA